The following proteins are co-located in the Cryptosporidium parvum Iowa II chromosome 6, whole genome shotgun sequence genome:
- a CDS encoding SPAC25H1.04/CG16979-cterm -like; cysteine protease, whose protein sequence is MSIINELENFDIYILDSLLNNLNRLEIAQDEIGESINAKYFAIGYYKKNRISNRNIVIISDVVKLNCLDWDKSITEFIEDIIISLPEGFTILGSIQSKSDCSEWINIIKVDYKKHNNKYGKFWNPNDFPNLVIVPDFNILSVISSLKIFLINQNANYLIPDSRIKMIKDLSEIGQFYSCEIHISLPILSTNSHESNQIDSNISSIEEIIESNLVVQTPNSLNNNYHQFLNIYNYNKNYKFINKDLNSFPIQIPVFFSQNIQHIESNSNENSNSHFFTSYTITNNDEKSFQKINLHLQACIFKLKDNDELMSFQNTIKKCFINQCNYIKERVNNPTRLFYYSQLYSSSTTFSDNYEFEFYLFKVSHISFPITLLNTGILFENNSDKKALRKLWSNILNIYPLIPSITKNLALIPKPKNEPENIKYYHDKLVSPHLFLIEQMKLKNSKIKDKKTNFDLNKNKTDSEEFINNGLDLDLDQDLELDFDGNFDLNLDPNYPRKQKLKLPIIYQCYGDFYYYHYNHDNFKDIGWGCTYRSLQMVFSWYLINNYTNKHILTIPEIQDFLRKNDPTHSNLEIGSKIWIGTVEASYLLMMYLGISCKLKYFYDIEEFLKDYNTISDHFQNVSTPIILSIGDYSYLLVAIQISKDPSSPFNPNNVQYLLVDPHYTGKDDPESIYKKNGVSWKNASFFKSISKDKYVNILLPLNISEKDSQIIY, encoded by the coding sequence ATGAGTATAATAAATGAACTGGAAAACTTTGATATTTACATATTGGATAGCCTCTTAAACAACTTGAATAGACTTGAAATTGCTCAAGATGAAATTGGAGAATCAATTAATGCTAAATATTTTGCAATAGGGTACTATAAGAAAAACAGAATTTCTAATAGAAATATAGTGATAATATCAGATGTTGTTAAACTCAACTGTTTGGATTGGGACAAATCTATTACTGaatttattgaagatataataattagTTTACCTGAAGGATTTACAATTTTAGGTTCAATACAAAGCAAATCAGATTGTTCAGAATggattaatataattaaagtGGATTATAAAAaacataataataaatatggaAAGTTTTGGAATCCAAATGACTTTCCAAATTTAGTGATTGTTCCagattttaatattctttcagttatatcatcattaaagatttttctaataaatcaaaatgcaaattatttgattccTGATTCAAGAATAAAGATGATTAAGGATCTTTCAGAAATTGGACAATTTTACTCTTGTGAAATTCATATTTCTTTGCCAATTTTATCTACAAATTCCCACGAAAGTAACCaaattgattcaaatatttcatctattgaagaaattattgaatcaaatttGGTTGTACAAACCCCAAATTCtctcaataataattatcatcaatttttaaatatctataattacaataaaaattacaaattcATCAACAAAGATTTGAATTCTTTCCCAATACAAATTCCAgtctttttttctcaaaatattcaacatattgaatcaaattcgaatgaaaattcaaattctcaTTTCTTTACATCCTATACAATTACTAATAATGATGAGAAATCTTTTCAGAAAATTAACTTACATCTCCAAGCCTGTATCTTTAAGCTCAAGGATAATGATGAGTTAATGTCTTTTCAAAATACGATTAAAAAATGTTTCATTAACCAATGTAATTACATTAAAGAAAGGGTAAATAATCCAACTCgtcttttttattattcacaACTTTATTCTTCATCAACAACATTTTCAGATAACtatgaatttgaattttatttattcaaagtTTCCCATATTTCTTTCCCAATAACTCTTCTTAATACTGGAATtctatttgaaaataactcTGACAAAAAAGCTCTTAGAAAGCTTTGGTCAAATATACTCAATATTTATCCCTTAATACCATCCATTACTAAGAATCTTGCACTAATTCCAAAGCCTAAGAATGAaccagaaaatattaaatactaTCACGACAAGCTTGTCTCACCACATTTATTTCTGATTGAacaaatgaaattaaaaaattcaaagataAAAGACAAAAAAACTAATTTTGATctaaataagaataaaacAGACTCggaagaatttattaataatggtTTAGATTTAGATTTAGATCAAGATCTTGAATTAGATTTTGATGgaaattttgatttgaatttaGATCCAAATTACCcaagaaaacaaaaattaaaactACCTATAATTTACCAATGTTATGGAGATTTTTACtattatcattataatcatgataatttcaaagataTTGGTTGGGGTTGTACTTATAGATCTCTTCAAATGGTATTTAGTTGGTAccttattaataattatactAATAAACATATTTTGACAATACCAGAAATTCAAGATTtcttaagaaaaaatgatcCAACACATAGCAACCTTGAAATTGGATCAAAAATTTGGATTGGAACTGTTGAAGCTTCATATCTTTTAATGATGTATCTTGGAATTTCttgtaaattaaaatacttttatgatattgaagaatttcTTAAAGATTATAATACAATTTCtgatcattttcaaaatgtCTCAACACCAATAATTCTTAGTATTGGAGATTATTCGTATTTATTAGTAGCaattcaaatttcaaaagatcCTTCTTCTCCTTTTAACCCTAATAATGTCCAATATTTGTTGGTAGATCCCCATTATACTGGAAAAGATGATCCTGAATctatttataaaaaaaatggagTTTCTTGGAAGAATGCAAGCTTTTTCAAATCTATATCTAAAGATAAATATgtcaatattttattaccTCTTAATATTTCCGAAAAAGATtctcaaattatttattaa
- a CDS encoding hypothetical protein (with 2 transmembrane domains, signal peptide and Sec20 domain (Sec20 is a membrane glycoprotein associated with secretory pathway), possible ER retention signal.): MSEDQESTELQNQLFETKNKMKQEVDRFHKSEQILTEDKNSLLNANDTYKQYGDKLASNFQKFKTIKKKSEQETLFLWYSFYFLIIVSLYIIFRRLGIIYILIQKPIILIFKAIKYIIKFFIINNYDGSAKSEL; this comes from the coding sequence ATGAGTGAAGATCAAGAATCAACCGAATTGCAAAACCAGCTTTTTGAGACCAAAAATAAGATGAAACAGGAAGTCGACCGCTTTCATAAATCTGAACAAATTCTTACTGAAGATAAGAATTCACTATTAAATGCAAACGATACTTATAAGCAGTATGGTGATAAACTCGCAAGtaattttcagaaattcaaaactatcaaaaagaaatctGAGCAAGAAACCCTCTTTTTATGGTACtcattttatttccttATAATTGTTTCCCTATACATTATTTTTCGTAGACTAGGTATCATCTACATTTTAATCCAAAAACCCATTATCCTTATATTTAAGGCcatcaaatatattatcaaattctttattatcaacAATTATGATGGTTCTGCAAAGTCTGAATTATAa
- a CDS encoding 26s protease regulatory subunit 8, whose product MLDSINPASSYYSKRIEHLKILIDSKKLDIRRLHAQRNELNSKVKELKDELQYLLESNSYVGEVIKVMGRNKVLVKLNPEGKFLVDVSKNIDISKCTTNTRVALLSDSFKLHRIFPNKVDPLVSLMKVEKVPDSTYDMVGGLDEQIKEIKEVIELPIKHPEIFESLGIAQPKGVLLYGPPGTGKTLLARAVAHHTDCTFIRVSGSELVQKYIGEGSRMVRELFVMAREHAPSLIFMDEIDSIGSQRTEGESGDSEVQRTMLELLNQLDGFESTQNIKIIMATNRIDILDDALLRPGRIDRKIEFPNPNEDARLEILKIHSRKMNLVRGIDLRKVAQQMQGASGAESKAVCTEAGMFALRERRKHVTQEDFDMAVSRVMKKDSDWNMSLKKLWK is encoded by the exons ATGTTGGATTCAATAAATCCTGCATCATCCTATTACTCAAAAAGGATTGAgcatttaaaaattttgattgattcaaaaaaattggaTATACGTAGATTACATGCACAGAGAAATGAACTAAATTCCAAAG TTAAAGAACTCAAGGATGAATTACAATATCTATTGGAATCTAATAGTTATGTTGGAGAAGTTATAAAGGTAATGGGAAGAAATAAAGTATTGGTAAAGTTAAATCCAGAAGGAAAGTTTCTGGTTGATGTTTCTaagaatattgatatttcaaaatgtACTACAAATACTAG aGTTGCATTATTGAGCGATTCATTTAAGCTTCACCGTATATTTCCTAACAAAGTAGATCCTTTGGTATCTTTAATGAAGGTTGAAAAAGTTCCAGATAGTACATATGATATGGTTGGTGGACTTGATGAACagattaaagaaattaaggAGGTAATAGAACTTCCAATAAAACATCCTGAGATATTTGAAAGTTTGGGAATTGCTCAACCGAAAGGAGTTCTATTATATGGTCCACCAGGTACTGGTAAGACTTTATTAGCAAGAGCTGTTGCTCATCATACAGATTGTACTTTTATTAGAGTATCTGGTTCTGAGCTTgttcaaaaatatattggagAAGGAAGTAGAATGGTTAGAGAGTTATTTGTTATGGCTAGAGAACATGCTccatctttaatttttatggATGAAATTGACTCAATAGGATCACAAAGAACAGAAGGGGAAAGTGGTGACAGTGAAGTACAGAGGACAATGCTTGAACTTTTAAACCAATTGGATGGTTTTGAGTCAACACAAAACATTAAGATTATTATGGCAACCAATAGAATTGACATATTAGATGATGCTCTTCTTAGACCTGGTCGTATTGATAGAAAGATAGAGTTCCCAAATCCAAATGAAGATGCTAGATTAGAAATTCTCAAGATTCATAGTAGAAAGATGAACTTAGTTAGAGGAATTGACTTAAGAAAGGTAGCTCAACAGATGCAAGGAGCATCTGGTGCTGAATCTAAAGCAGTTTGTACTGAAGCTGGAATGTTTGCTTTAAGAGAGAGAAGGAAACATGTTACTCAAGAGGACTTCGATATGGCAGTTTCCAGGGTAATGAAAAAAGATAGTGATTGGAATATGAGTTTGAAGAAGTTATGGAAGTAA
- a CDS encoding Dim1p-like ERMB/KSGA methylase → MVVIRKEYLTKNRPNKLNINELSGKVIKNGSGIQKQTSNSQNSSHNKGGGSSFVNVILDKKKGQHLLKNTGILDKIILAADIKPTDTVLEIGPGTGNLTMRLLPLARKVVAFDIDPRMVAEVKKRSVNSGFNNLEVREGDALRSSFGDFDVCTANLPYQISSPFVFKLLSLQNKYRCAVLMFQEEFALRLLAEPGEKHYCRLSVNTKLFSKVTRVCKVAPGSFNPPPKVNSMVVKFEPKKIPVSVNFREWDGLMRICFSRKKKTIRANFNNSSVLNILENNYKVWSSINQKDPCGNMPFKTFIFKILEDSGLSSKRGFNVDINEYFRLLFEFNKNGVHFVNIIQGNTSNDNSDHFEFLFSNAESDLDENMEGNNNSSDDEFNMTD, encoded by the coding sequence atggTTGTTATTAGGAAAGAATATTTGACTAAGAATAGGCCTAATAagcttaatattaatgaattatcaGGAAAAGTTATTAAGAATGGTTCTGGAATACAGAAGCAAACATCAAATTCCCAGAATTCTAGTCATAATAAAGGAGGAGGTTCCAGTTTTGTGAATGTTATTTTGGATAAAAAGAAAGGTCAACATCTTCTTAAGAATACTGGTATTTTagataaaattatattagcAGCAGATATTAAGCCAACTGATACTGTATTAGAAATTGGTCCAGGTACTGGAAATTTAACAATGAGATTATTACCATTAGCTAGAAAAGTTGTAGCATTTGATATAGATCCTAGAATGGTTGCTGAAGTAAAGAAGAGATCAGTTAATTCAggatttaataatttagagGTTAGAGAAGGGGATGCTTTGAGAAGTTCATTTGGTGATTTTGATGTTTGTACTGCAAATCTTCCATATCAAATTTCTTCTCCAtttgtttttaaattactttcattacaaaataaatatagatGTGCAGTATTAATGTTTCAAGAAGAATTTGCTTTAAGACTTTTAGCAGAACCTGGAGAAAAGCATTACTGTAGGTTATCTGTAAATACTAAATTATTTAGTAAAGTAACCAGAGTTTGTAAAGTTGCTCCAGGAAGTTTTAATCCTCCACCAAAAGTTAATTCAATGGTTGTTAAATTTGAGCCAAAAAAGATTCCAGTTTCAGTTAATTTTAGAGAATGGGATGGACTTATGAGAATATGTTTTTCTCGTAAGAAGAAGACAATAAGAgctaattttaataatagtagtgttttaaatattcttgaaAACAATTATAAAGTTTGGTCTTCaattaatcaaaaagaTCCTTGTGGAAATATGCCTTTCAAaacatttatatttaagaTACTTGAAGATTCTGGTctttcttcaaaaagaGGATTTAATGTTGATATTAACGAATATTTTAGActtctttttgaatttaataaaaatggagTTCATTTTGTTAATATCATTCAAGGAAATACTTCAAATGATAATTCTGatcattttgaatttctCTTTTCAAATGCTGAATCTGATTTGGATGAAAATATGGAAGGAAATAACAACTCTTCTGatgatgaatttaatatgaCTGATTAA
- a CDS encoding pescadillo containing BRCT domain encodes MGGQKIKKGTRGDSAMFITRAQAIKRLQVSLADFRRLCILKGVYPREPKKKLSGLDKTYYHLKDIIHLKHDPILSRIRELKIHLRKYRKAMGRNDKTKARSIRENKPIITLQHIVKERYPCFVDALRDLDDALSTCSLFASLGADDNYSIRSNMIKKSTYLIDEFMYLVSELGFLTKSFISIKGFYFQAKILGETITWLVPHQFAQSIPDEVDFKVLSTFLEFYHSLLKFVNFKLYQLNNLTYPPTINTPIFDNGGRFLSLHAYNLSKLNSNIPSNVEQKVEKKRIFEGLTFFISREVPLLPLAFVIKSFGGKVGWENQFSSIKQDDEGITHYVIDRPINFLKSFIDKHPNCEFIQPQWVFDSMNESIRLPTRPYGPGEKLPPHLSPFVDDSTQGYIPTQRQVLDEIKESNSHKSQSCLSEDESTEIDELSEHDSDIEVQQAREDAYFDSIEREQSLSTSNEIDSIDNEHKDSSNFTTESELTNTKDKVNIARKLAKKRKEEEQREQQKTLLKKKHKRLLQRIEYSNKIASEKAERLESRRKLLSKNN; translated from the coding sequence ATGGGTGgacaaaaaattaaaaaaggaaCTAGAGGAGATAGTGCAATGTTTATTACAAGGGCACAAGCTATAAAGCGTCTTCAAGTATCTTTAGCAGATTTTAGAAGACTATGTATTTTGAAGGGAGTTTATCCAAGAgaaccaaaaaaaaagttgagTGGATTGGATAAGActtattatcatttaaagGATATTATACATTTAAAACATGATCCAATATTATCCAGAATAagagaattaaaaattcatttgagAAAATACAGAAAAGCAATGGGACGTAATGACAAAACTAAAGCTCGTTCAATTAGAGAAAATAAACCAATAATTACTTTGCAACATATTGTTAAAGAAAGATATCCATGTTTTGTTGATGCCTTAAGAGATCTGGATGACGCTCTTTCAACTTGTTCATTATTTGCATCATTAGGAGCTGATGATAATTATAGTATTCGTTCTAATATGATCAAAAAGTCAACTTATTTGATAGATGAATTTATGTACTTAGTATCAGAACTTGGATTCTTAACaaaatcttttatttctataaaAGGTTTCTATTTCCAAGCAAAAATTCTTGGCGAGACAATCACATGGCTTGTTCCACATCAATTTGCACAAAGTATTCCAGATGAAGTAGATTTTAAAGTTTTGTCAACATTCTTGGAGTTTTAccattcattattaaagtttGTTAATTTTAAGTTATACCaacttaataatttaactTACCCTCCAACAATTAATACTCCAATTTTTGATAATGGAGGAAGATTCCTTTCACTTCATGCATATAATCTTTCCAAATTGAATTCTAACATTCCTTCGAATGTTGAACAAAAAGTGGAAAAAAAACGTATTTTTGAAGGACTcactttctttatttctaGAGAAGTTCCACTTCTTCCTTTAGCTTTTGTAATTAAAAGCTTTGGTGGTAAAGTTGGATGGGAAAACCAATTTTCAAGTATTAAACAGGATGATGAGGGAATTACACACTATGTTATTGATAGACCCATTAATTTCCTTAAAAGTTTCATAGATAAACACCCAAATTGTGAGTTTATTCAACCTCAATGGGTATTTGACTCTATGAATGAATCAATTAGATTACCTACACGTCCTTATGGCCCTGGTGAAAAGTTACCTCCACATCTATCTCCATTTGTGGATGATAGTACCCAAGGTTATATTCCAACTCAGAGACAAGTtcttgatgaaattaaggAATCCAATAGTCATAAATCTCAATCTTGCTTATCTGAAGATGAATCAACAGAAATTGATGAACTTTCAGAACATGATTCTGATATTGAAGTTCAACAAGCTAGAGAAGATGCCTACTTTGATTCTATTGAGAGAGAACAATCATTATCAACCTcaaatgaaattgattCAATTGATAACGAGCATAAAGATTCATCCAATTTTACAACAGAATCTGAATTAACTAATACAAAAGataaagtaaatattgCTAGAAAGCTCGCGAAGAAACGTAAAGAAGAGGAACAAAGAGAACAACAAAAGACTCTACTCAAAAAGAAGCATAAGAGACTTTTACaaagaattgaatattCTAACAAAATCGCTTCGGAGAAAGCAGAAAGGTTGGAATCTCgaagaaaattattaagtaAAAATAACTAA
- a CDS encoding Pdr17p-like Sec14 domain containing protein, with translation MVNYKISPILSEWKKTPQGPGAKTEKEEKALSSLRQLLEVQNKAAENKQNLEKQKAANGLVKKQSTSEAVFDKIKHFASSAFKNKESCVISSVSSPNKPGKIIKTRLLLKAPLSPYELDWCTDACLLRYLRGYNLKVIKSFEALAKTIHFRRKYAPQFISPRNISSGNNVEGLIRYGLDKEGRPCIFMRAKYSDSNIDVSLVLNSLLYSMERACLYIDQVSTSDNKINLIVDFTGYKSTQQPPVSLSLKFAKAMVDHYPERLHRAFIIQPGWFFKAVWGLISPCIPGNTAEKFVLIDPESDGSESFNALKSYIEDKYLDKEWGGSCEDVFDPNEYWQKENTEFDKFCEFCQNNFYTPEHPIPVIDPNSKSAVKVPTDVDPTEVPQLAVALLDDEDIDPNEPVEDGGHQPGEPFKPLSQQQSEEIEENNDFDVLDDTNTSQ, from the coding sequence ATGGTAAATTACAAGATTAGTCCAATACTTTCAGAGTGGAAAAAAACTCCACAAGGTCCAGGAGCTAAAActgaaaaagaagaaaaagcCTTATCAAGTTTAAGACAATTGTTAGAGGTTCAGAATAAGGCAGCAGAAAACAAGCAAAACTTAGAGAAACAAAAGGCAGCAAATGGTCTAGTAAAAAAACAGTCAACTTCAGAGGCtgtatttgataaaattaaacACTTTGCTTCTTCAGCTTTTAAGAATAAAGAATCATGTGTTATCTCTTCTGTTTCATCACCAAACAAACCaggaaaaattattaagacCCGTCTTCTTCTTAAAGCTCCTTTAAGCCCATATGAATTGGATTGGTGTACTGATGCATGCTTATTACGTTATTTAAGAGGATATAACCtcaaagttattaaatcatttgaaGCATTAGCAAAAACTATCCACTTTAGACGTAAGTATGCACCTCAATTTATTAGTCCAAGAAATATTAGTTCTGGAAATAATGTTGAAGGATTGATTAGATATGGTCTTGATAAGGAAGGTCGTCCATGTATATTTATGAGAGCTAAATACAGCGACTCTAATATTGATGTTTCTCTTGTATTAAATTCtcttttatattcaatGGAGAGAGCATGCTTGTATATAGATCAAGTAAGTACTAGTGATAACAAAATTAACTTGATTGTTGATTTTACTGGTTATAAAAGCACTCAACAACCACCAGTTTCTTTATCTCTCAAATTTGCTAAGGCAATGGTTGACCATTATCCAGAGAGATTACATAGAGCATTCATCATACAACCTGGTTGGTTCTTCAAGGCTGTATGGGGATTAATTAGTCCATGTATTCCAGGTAATACTGCAGAAAAGTTTGTTTTAATTGATCCAGAATCTGATGGTTCAGAAAGCTTTAATGCATTAAAGTCATACATTGAAGATAAGTATTTGGATAAGGAATGGGGTGGATCTTGTGAGGATGTTTTTGATCCAAATGAATATTggcaaaaagaaaatactGAATTTGATAAGTTTTGTGAATTTTGtcaaaataacttttatACACCTGAACATCCTATTCCAGTCATTGatccaaattcaaaatctgCAGTGAAAGTACCAACAGATGTTGATCCTACTGAAGTTCCACAACTTGCTGTTGCATTGCTAGATGATGAGGATATTGATCCAAATGAGCCGGTTGAGGATGGTGGTCATCAACCTGGAGAACCTTTCAAACCATTAAGCCAACAGCAATCCGAGGAGATTGAGGAGAACAATGATTTTGATGTATTGGATGATACAAATACTTCACagtaa
- a CDS encoding cysteinyl-tRNA synthetase, producing MGLNTAEGMADWIPPTRCFSNAESGDTSSASKRCSYSTGLMLNNSMTGGRTEFIPVNGRRVNWYACGPTVYDSAHLGHARNYVTFDIIRRVLEDYFGYDVYLVMNITDIDDKIIKRSNEQKRENFLDLAREFELEFFDDMKALNVKMPDVVTRVSEFIPEIIDFISTIISRGFAYESEGSVYFDVESFRADEKHVYGRMEPKSVADVNRVLEGEGELGEHLKDKKSPLDFALWKKAKPEEPCWDSPWGKGRPGWHIECSVMASNTLGFPIDIHSGGIDLRFPHHDNELAQSEAHYDQAQWVNYFLHSGHLHIHGSKMSKSLKNFTTIQEILKENSPRHIRMLFLLHKWDAPMNYSPETSLQEAIAVDKTFVNFFANVKARLRTSYLKNSQKHDIEEEKLRLAIESSSEKIDEFFKDNINTPEVIQALQSLVTVANSYMNLKSDDQIVGNILRRCATYVYKILSILGLCGEDNEKLNYKDTCDSAYDNSKVEELTNEFMEIIGGFRSCAKEESKKLMGLCRKEKKAISNNDFGNVGSLIDEVNKSSISLLSKCDQVRDVQLSKLKITLEDRPDGSFIWKSVS from the exons ATGGGTTTAAATACAGCAGAAGGAATGGCAGATTGGATCCCACCAACAAGATGTTTTTCTAATGCAGAATCAGGTGATACGAGTTCTGCATCAAAGAGATGTTCTTATTCGACAGGATTAATGCTTAATAATAGTATGACAGGAGGGAGGACAGAATTTATACCAGTGAATGGTAGAAGAGTGAACTGGTATGCATGTGGTCCTACAGTATATGACTCAGCTCATTTAGGCCATGCTAGAAATTATGTAACTTTTGACATAATTAGGAGAGTATTAGAGGATTACTTTGGGTATGATGTTTATTTGGTTATGAACATTACAGATATTGATGATAAAATCATTAAGAGATCTAATGAGcaaaaaagagaaaactTTTTAGATTTGGCTAGAGAATTTGAACTTGAATTCTTTGATGATATGAAGGCTTTAAATGTTAAGATGCCGGATGTTGTTACAAGGGTATCTGAATTTATTCctgaaattattgattttatcTCTACAATTATTTCTAGAGGTTTTGCTTATGAATCAGAAGGAAGTGTTTACTTTGATGTAGAATCATTCAGAGCTGATGAAAAGCATGTATATGGAAGAATGGAGCCAAAGAGTGTTGCTGATGTTAATAGAGTATTAGAAGGTGAAGGTGAACTTGGAGAACATCTTAAGGATAAGAAGAGTCCTTTGGATTTTGCTCTTTGGAAGAAAGCAAAGCCTGAGGAGCCTTGTTGGGATAGTCCTTGGGGAAAAGGTAGACCAGGATGGCATATTGAATGTTCTGTCATGGCTTCAAATACTCTTGGATTCCCAATTGACATTCACAGTGGAGGTATTGACTTGAGATTCCCTCATCATGATAATGAGCTTGCTCAAAGTGAGGCTCATTATGATCAAGCCCAGTGGGTTAACTACTTCCTTCATTCTGGTCATCTTCATATTCACGGATCCAAGATGTCTAAAAGTCTTAAAAACTTTACTACTATTCAGGAAATCCTTAAGGAAAACTCACCCAGACACATTAGGATGCTTTTCCTTCTCCATAAATGGGATGCACCTATGAATTACTCACCAGAAACTTCTTTACAAGAAGCTATTGCTGTTGACAAAACCTTTGTCAACTTTTTTGCTAATGTTAAAGCACGCCTTAGGACGTCCTACTTGAAAAACTCACAGAAACATGATATCGAAGAAGAGAAACTCAGGCTTGCAATTGAATCTTCCAGTGAAAAG attgatgaattctttaaagACAATATAAATACTCCAGAAGTTATTCAAGCACTTCAGTCTCTTGTTACTGTTGCAAATAGTTACATGAACTTAAAATCAGATGATCAGATTGTTGGAAATATCTTAAGACGTTGTGCCACATATGTTTACAAGATTTTATCGATACTTGGTTTATGTGGtgaagataatgaaaagCTTAATTACAAAGACACTTGCGATTCTGCTTATGATAACTCCAAAGTAGAAGAACTCACTAATGAATTCATGGAGATTATTGGAGGATTTAGAAGTTGTGCCAAGGAGGAATCTAAGAAACTTATGGGATTATGcagaaaagaaaagaaggCAATTTCAAACAATGATTTTGGTAATGTAGGAAGCCTTATCGATGAAGTGAATAAGTCATCAATATCTCTACTTTCTAAATGTGACCAAGTAAGAGATGTACAACTCTccaaattgaaaattacTTTGGAGGACAGACCAGATGGATCGTTTATTTGGAAGTCTGTTTCTTAA